Below is a genomic region from Indicator indicator isolate 239-I01 chromosome 2, UM_Iind_1.1, whole genome shotgun sequence.
TCCTCTTAGTGGTGTAAGCAGGAGCTATGGCAGTTCTGAGGAAGTGACATAGTTCCCAAAATCAGAAAAGATGAATGTCCCAGCTCACACACTGGGTTGAATTACATGCCTTTTCCATAGAAGTATAAATACGGTACTTTGAAAATTACTGTCCTTTTGATTATAGCCACTGAGCATATTGAAGAGAGAAGTCACAGAAAGTTAACTACATGAGAATTTCATAAGAAAAGACATTTGTCTGTCACTATTTGGCCTTTTTCAGAAATGGTTCACAGGAATACAAAACTCTTTAATCCTTTGTGCTTTTAACTTTTTGTTCCTGGGGAAACCACAGCAACAGATCCTAACGTCTCCCCATGTCATGTTTCTCACTGCAGATATCAAGAAAACCTGCAAAGAAAATGGCACCTGCTCGTTGTGCTTATTCCGTGCACCAACCATAAGTGATATGCTCAATGATGAAGACTTGTTGTACACAGTGAGGCTAAAGCTGGATCCCTGTCACCCAACAGTGAAAAACTGGAGAAATCTTGCAAGCAAGTGGGGGATGACTTATGATGAATTGTGTTTCCTTGAACAGAAGCCTCAAAGTCCCACCTTGGAGTTTTTGCTACGGAATAGCGACCGGACTGTGGAGCAGCTGATTGATCTCTGTAAATTTTATAAGAGAATTGATGTTGTGAAAGTGCTGCTGAAATGGGTGGAGGAGGAGTGGCccaagagagagaacagaactTACCAGAATGACTTGTAGATCAAAGAAAGTTGATAATCTGTCTGTGTTAAGCTCTGGGACTAGCTGCCACTAGGACATGGGAACTTTCCCTCGCAAGACAGAGAGCGAGCCTGTACTGATGGTTTGTAGGCTGTGTAAGCTTTATGTACtgtatacacatacatatgttTTGTGCCCTCAGGGTTGCAAAGATAACCTTCCAAAAATGGATGGAATAATTCAGGTTGTGTTCTTGAGTCTACAAATGCCTTGTTGCTGTTTGTAGGCTTGGTAAGCAGAAGAGGAATGAAAAAGCCAGACCACTGGTTTTACTGTAGCAGTTGTGAACCGTgtcagctgtgtgctgttgCTATTGGGAAAGCCAAAATTAGAAGCCAGGTCTTGGCCTTTCTGGCAGCCGTTCTACAGTTGTACATGTTCAGCCTAATAGAAGATGAGGGGTtatctttttccccctcattttaaaattttttttaaagctttatgACACTGGTTTTGGCACTGGAACATCTCAGTGTTTCAAGTAGTAATTTGGATTTGCATGTTACAATTAATTCAGTGTTTCAACATCACATTCAGGCACAGTAAGCTTTACATCTCTTTTATAAATAACTATTTGCATACTTCTACATCATAGGGCAGGTATTTGCTATAGAAGAAATCATACAATTCAGAGAGACTTTCTAGCCTGTAACCACTAGTGACCAAAAAAATGCTTAATACTTAAACTTACTTTCCAaagttttgaaaaaaatatacacACTGAGTGCACTTATCTGTTGTTTTAAATGCCTCTCACTTTGCAGTGTGAGGCAATAGCTAATGTCTCACCTACAGTATATCCTTAGTATTGAGTATAACTTCTCTCTTCACAGGCTGTAGTTTACAATCCTGTTGATTGACCTACTTTCTGTCTCACATCAAAGTAGTTGCACACTCGAGTGAAACTAGCACAAGCTTATGTATTGATTAAAGCCACTCGAATGGGAAATTAACAGGTACATTCATCTATGGTCCACATAGATGGCTATTAAAGCACTTATGGTGGTTTAAAATGACAGATTTTAATACTCTGAATTACACTGTTTACAATTTATTTTAGAAATGGAACTTTTACCTACCATTcttctgtgttaaaaaaaataaaaaaaaacctcctccTGAAAAATCAGTCATATGATGCAATGTATAATGTACTTATAGCTATAATGTCACACCAAAAAAATGTTGTGACTTAAGAATACTTCTAGTTGTTACCGTTACTAAAAGCATCTCAGATGATACTAATATGCACATAGGTGTATATACCAAAGCACTGGTGAACAGTATGTTAGGATGTGGGGCAAAACTAGAATGGAGTGCATACTTTTCTCAAGTGAAAATGACTAAGAATTAGTAGCAAAGCTGAGGGAAGTCTAGTGCTATATACCATTTTCTTACTGTAAgagaatgaaaaggaaatacTGCAGTATAGATACTGAGTTACAGAGGAGTTAGAAGTAAAGACTAACATTTTCAGTGTCAGGCACTAGTTCTGGAGTGATGTAAATTAGCTTTATTTTAGGGACCTCAAGAAGCTGAAGATCTAGTTTCAAGGTGAAGAGATTGACCTAAAtttgagggttttgtttgtttaaaacctttttttaaaaaccatTTCTCAAAGGATAAAGACAACAAGAACAACAAGAAAAACCCTGCTACAGTTTTGAACAGTAAGTTTTCTATCCATGTTTTGAAGAGGAGATTGTACTGCTGTATCTTGTTGGGGCTGGAGTTAAAATGTTTCATGTTCCTCTTCTAGAAACAGGGGTTTCCCAATAGATACCTGTCAACTCTAAACTTTTGCAGATAGCCTAATGACTTTAGTTAGGAG
It encodes:
- the EDARADD gene encoding ectodysplasin-A receptor-associated adapter protein — translated: MAAPKDPLPPGHAAKEPVEDTDPSTVSLTMTEKYPVQDTGVPKDEEYLTDQVTLEIASVNIKTLTSDSGLIQQPEDKDMQNHTDESLSDIKKTCKENGTCSLCLFRAPTISDMLNDEDLLYTVRLKLDPCHPTVKNWRNLASKWGMTYDELCFLEQKPQSPTLEFLLRNSDRTVEQLIDLCKFYKRIDVVKVLLKWVEEEWPKRENRTYQNDL